Part of the Cohnella candidum genome, TCTACCTGTTCAGCTTTCGCAACCACGGGGATTTCCACGAGGATTGCATGAACATCATCATGAACGACCTCATCAAACTGATGGAGCCGCGCTACATCGAGGTATGGGGAAAATTCACCCCTAGAGGCGGCATTTCGATCGATCCTTATTGCAATTGGGGGCGCCCGGGCACGAAGTACGAAGAGATGGCTTTCCATCGTTTGATGAATCACGATATGTATCCCGAGAAAGTCGACAACCGTTAAGGAGGAGAAGAACGAATGTTGAAAACGGTGCTGGTTCTGCTGTATCTGCTGGCGATCGTGATGGCGAACGTCATTACGGCGAACAACGATCCTGTCCTGTGGGGCAAATTGATCATCCCGGCGGGCTCGTTCCTGATCGGGGCGACGTTCATTCTGAGAGACTTGGTGCAGAACACGATCGGACGCAAACTCACGTACGGCGCGATCGGAGCGGCGATGGTCCTGTCGGCGGTCTCGTCGTATTTGCTCGGCGATACGCTGTGGATCGTGGCGGCGTCCACGATCACGTTCTTGTTCTCGGAGACGGCCGATACGGAGATTTACTCCAGGCTGCGGCTTCCGATGTCGCTGAGGGTGCTGTACAGCGGTCTCGTCGGCGGCATGTTCGACAGCGTCATCTTCGTCGTCATCGGCTTGTCGCCGATCGGCGCGGGCTTCCTGCCGTGGGATTTGGTCGGCTACGCGATCGCGGGGCAGATCGTCGTCAAAGTCGGGATGCAATGCATCGGCGCGCTCATCGTGCAGCTCATGCCGAAGCCGCGCGTTACGGCGAAAGCTTGAGATTTCGGAAAAAAGCCTTCTTCCGGTTCGACGGAAGAAGGCTTTTTCGTTTTAGGCGGAGGGTTTGTCGAACGTATGAACGAGCTTCCAATTCGCGCCGCCGTCCGAAGTCACGTACATTTTCGAAGGTTCTTGGCCGTCCGTGTTGATCCACCAGACGTGATCGGCGTCCGCCGCGGCGATCTGTTGGACGTCGAAGCCGGAATACTCCGGCTTCAGGTTGACCCAGGTTTCGCCGCCGTCCGTCGTTTTGCCGAGCCGGTTCGGTTTGTCGCAAGCTTGGCATTGGCCGCCCATGAAGGCGACGTCCGGGCTCGCGACATACAGCGTGCCGGGGGAGTTTCCGCCGTTACGGGGCACCTTTTTCTCATCCATCGTGAAGCCCGGGGCCGGACCGGAGCCCGCGCCGGAGTTGGCGAGGACCGGCTGCCAGCTCTTGCCGCCGTCGCGGGTATGGAACAGCGAGTAGGAGGTTTGGGACATGCCCGAACCGCCCACCACTTCGACCCAGGCGTCGTTTTTGCCCGCCGACCGGATCACCGAATTCGTCGGCGGGACGTCGGAGTCTTTCGACAGTACGGTCGTCCACGTTTTGCCGCCGTCCGACGTCTTGCGGATCGAGAATCCGTGCTGCCCGTTCGTGACCGCCCATCCGTTCTTGGCGTCGTGGAAGTAGACGTCCCCGACCGTCTTGCCCGGCGTCGTCATAGGGGTCCAAGTTTTGCCGCCGTCGGTCGTATGGGCGTCGCCGCTGAACGCCTCGAGGTCCGATACGAAGTGGAAAAACGAGTCGTTCGGCACCGTTCCGCCATCTTCCCAGTGTTTGCCTCCGTCAGTTGTACGGACCAGCTTCACGCTCTTGTGATCCCCGCTGGCCAGCGATGCCCACGCTTTGTCCTTATTCAGGGCGAAAATCTGATGCACGACGTTCTGAGGCCGAAGCTGGATGCTCCAATGTGCGCCGCCGTCGGCCGTTCCGGCGATCCATCCGTCGCCGCCCGCCCAGCCGATCATCGGATTCGCCAGCCGGACCGCCGTGACCTTGCCCGTCTTCGTCGAATCGGTACCCGGATCCGCCGAATCGGCAGGCGGGCTGGCGGACGTTGGCGCGGCGGATGCCGATTCGTTCGGCGATGCGGCGGGCGACGCGGCCGGCGACGACACCGGTGAGCTGCCGGACGGCGAGGCTCCGTTGTTGCCGGCGGAACAGCCGGCGGCGCCGATTAGCAGAATCGAGCAAAGCAGCAGGAGGGTATGCGATCGTCTCAGTTTTCCCATGTTGGCCATCTCCTTTTTTCGATTACCTTTTAGACGGTGGAAAGTTCGATAAAGTTAAATTTTTATGATGCATTTCGCAGAGCCCGTTTATACGCCGGAAGGGGCAGATATGTATATTTCACCCTTTTTCTTCTGATTTTTTCCTTTACGCTGCCGGCGATTTCCGATTATGATCGATGGGACGAGATCGGACGGGAACAAGAGACCGTCCATTCGAAAGGGAGAGCGCGAAAATAATGGCAACGGAACGGGCATATGCCGGGATTGATTTGGGCGGGACGAAAATATTGGCGGTTATCGTGGACCCGGAAGGAACGGTGTTGGCTTCCGAAGAGCAGCCGACGCTCGCCGCCGAGGGACCGGAGAGCGTGATGGCGAGAATGGCGGACATGGTCCGGCGGCTGATCGCCGCCAGCGGCCGAGAAGTGTCGGCGCTGGGCGTGGCGACGGCGGGCACGCTCGATCCGGAAACGGGGACCGTTCTGTTCGCGGGGAATTTGGGGTGGACCCGCGTGCCGCTCGGGCAGACGCTGGAGCGCGAGCTTGGCCTGAAGGTACGGGTCGAAAACGACGCCAACGCCGCGGCTTACGGGGAGTGGAAAGCGGGAGCCGGCAGGGGCACGCGCCATTGCGTGTTCGTCACCGTCTCAACGGGCATCGGCGGGGGGTTGATTTGCGACGGCCGTTTGGTCCGGGGGCTCACGGCGAGCGCCGGAGAGATCGGGCATATCACGATCGATTGGAATGGACCGGTATGCGGCTGCGGCAACGTCGGCTGCATGGAACTGTATGCTTCCGGGACGGCTATCGGCAAGGCCGGCTCGGCGGCTGCCGCGGCGGATCCCGCCGCCGGACGCGCAATGCTGGATTTGGCGGGCGGCGAGGCTTCCCGCATCACGTCCCGGGAAGTGGCGGCTGCCGCGGCAGGCGGCGACCCGCTGGCTTCGAAGCTGCTGCGGGATGCCGGCAGGGCGCTCGGCGTCGGTCTGGCCAGCGTCGTTCATTTGGCCAATCCCGAGTTGATCATTCTGGGCGGAGGCGCATCCAAGATCGGAGCACCTCTGCTGCAGCCGATGGAAGAAGCGCTTCGGCGCCACGTGATCCCGTCGCTGGGCGAGAACGTGCGCATCGTGCCTCCGCAGCTGGGGGTTCCGGCGGGCGCGATCGGCGCGGCTTTGATTACGGAGTAAACCGTTGCCTGCGAAAGAGTAGGCGAGCGCCAGAACCGTCAGGATAATGTGGATTTCCGTAGCCAAAACCCGCCTAAATCGGCGGGTTTTTGCCTTGACGGGGCCGGGAACCGCTTCTAAACTGAGGGACATACATAAAGGGGGGACCCCATTGTCGTCAATCGCGGATTCTCGCAAAGCAACGCTCGTTACGGTTACCGTATTGCCGGTGCTGCTCGCCGTCAGTCTCGTTCACCTGCTGAACGATTCCATGCAGGCCGTCGTGCCCGCCATGTTCACCATTTTGGAAGAATCGCTGCACTTGACCTACACCCAGGTCGGCTGGATCCTGTTCGCGCTCAACATGACCTCTTCCGTCATGCAGCCCGTCGTCGGGTCCTATACCGACCGCCGGTCATCCCCCTATATGATGCCGTTCGGCATGGGATTGAGCCTGCTTGGAATGGTCGGCATCGCCTATGCTCCGAACTTCTGGTACGTGCTGCTGGCGGTCGTGTTCATCGGCCTGGGATCCGCCATATTCCATCCTGAAGGCTCGCGGATCGTCTATCTCGCGGCCGGAGGGCGGCGGGGTTTCGCCCAGTCCGTCTACCAAGTCGGGGGCAATGCGGGAAGTTCGCTGGCTCCGCTGATGACGGTGTACATTTTCGCCCCGCTCGGACAGATCGGCGCGGCTTGGGGGACGATTCTGGCTGCGCTGGCGATCGCGGTGCTGCTGGTCCTTGCGCCGTGGTACAAGAAGCGGTTGGCCGATTGGGAAGAACTCAAGGCGCAGCGCCGTGCCTCCTCGAAGCCGGGCGTTCTGCCGGGGCAGGAAACCAGCCATCCGCGCGTGAAATTCGCCATGGGATTGCTCATCTTCCTCGTGTTCGCGCGATCCTGGTACCATGCTTCGATCAGCAGCTTTTATCAGTTTTTCTTGAAAAACGATTATGGGCTGACGACCGAACAAGCGCAAATCCCGCTTTTCCTGTTCCTGGCGGCGGGCGTGGTCGGCACCTTCTTCGGAGGCGTCATGGCCGACCGGTTCGGCATGAAGAATACGATCGTCTTCTCGATCGCCGGGGGTGCTCCGCTCGCTCTCGCGCTTCCCTATTTGCCGCTGTTTTGGGTTTATCCGCTCATCACGGTGCTCGGATTCATCATTCTTTCGGGGTTCTCCGTCACCGTCGTCTACGCGCAATTCCTCATGCCTTCCAAAGTCGGCATGGCTTCCGGTTTGACCACGGGACTCGCGTTCGGCATGGGCGCGATCGGCGCCGTCGCCTTGGGTAAAGCATCCGACTTGTTCGGACTGACGGACGTCATGCGATTCTGCAGTTTTCTGCCGCTTGTTGGGTTGCTAGCCATACTGCTTCCTTCCGATCGGGAAACGCGCAAGGCGAGCTGACGATCTCTTTTTCCTTCGATAACCACCTGGATCCTAAGCGGGATCACGGGTGGTTATTTTTGTCAATCCTTTTTTCAAAAAAAATGGCGAATGTTGGTTTGAGTCACCGAGGACGAGGTGAAAAGAAGGAAGAAACACATCATTCCCTTAAATGGGACAGGAGGATGGAGTATGAAAAAGTGGGTTTCTGTGCTGCTTGGTGCCGTCGTCGCGTTCGCTACGCCCGTAAGCGCTTTTGCGACGGATAAGAATGACGACGCCAAATCTCAGGTCGTCCTGGCCGCCAAAGAGGACGCGACGATCTCGATCGACGGCAAAGTCGATCCGGTCTGGGCATTCGCGCTGCGTGCCCCGTTCGACGATGCGAAATCGGGACTGACCGGACACTACCGCCTGATGTGGGACGAGGATAATCTGTACGGTTTGGTGGAACTGCACGGAGCCGCCAAAGCTTGGAAGGACACTTACAAGCCGATCATGTTCTCTCTCTGGTTCAACGGCGACGACCAGAACGCCACGGTCAAATCGGACGGGTACCTCGTTCTGACTTGGCCGGACATGAAGGTGTACGACAACGGCCTGCATCTCGGATGGTTCAAGCCGGGCAAGCTCGTGAAGTCTTACGCCATCGTAGGCGACGACGTCGTGCTGGAGTTCAAGCTTCCTTGGGAAAACGCCAACGGCGTGAAGTTGAACAGCAACTCGACGTTCGGCCTGAATCTGGATTTCGTCCAGCTGCAAGCCGCGATCGACGCTAACGGCACGATCCAATTCCCGATCCTCACGGATGCCATCATCAATGCCAGCAAACCCACTGTATTCTCCGTCACTCCGATGAAATGGCTGGCCACGACGATCGGCGCAGGCGTTGATCTGCCGGGTACGGGCACGGGCGGCAGCACCGGCGGTAGCACGGGCGGCAACACTGGCGGCAACACGGGTGGAAGCACCGGCGGCGACACCGGCACGGGCAGCAACACCGGCGGCAGCACGGGTGGAAGCACGGGCGGAAGCACCGGCGGAAGCACCGGCGGCAGCACGGGTGGAAGCACCGGCGGCAGCACGGGTGGAAGCACCGGCGGCAGCACCGGCGGTAACACTGGCGGCGGCACGGCCGTCGGCGGCGTAACGGACGAAGGCGTCATTCCGGGCGGCATGCCGCAAACGGGCGGCGGCGGCGCGAGCGAGTGGACGGACTGAGCAACATGCGCAAACTCTTTCTGATTCCGATCGTATGCTCGCTGCTGATAGCCGGCTGCGGCGGGGAAAAGAAAGAGCCGCAAGCCAGCATCTCTACGGAGAGCGTCGAACCAGCGGCATCTCCGGCGGCCGAGACGGGGTCTGAGACCCCGTCCCTGCCGAGCTCGGATCCGGCAGCTTCCCCGTCCCAGTCTGCGTCCCCGTCTACGTCTGCATCTCCTTCTGCATCTGATTCTCCGTCTCCGTCCGTGTCTCCGTCAGCAAGCCCGTCCCAACCGGCGGCGAAGCCCCAGACAGAGCCCAAGGCGGAACAGACGGTCGAAGGAATCGTGCCGTCGGAAATCGATATCCCGGATATCGGAGTGGACGCGGACGTGATCTCCCTTGGTTTAACCAAGGACGGAGCCATGGACGTTCCCTCGGACGCGGACGATGTCGGTTGGTTTAAGCCGGGTTACCGTCCCGGCATCCCGGGGCACGCGGTCGTCGCGGGCCATGTGGATTCCAAAACGGGACCTGCCGTATTCTATAAGCTGAAAACGCTGAAGAAGGGCAGCAAAATCATTTTGCGGAGCAAGAAAGGCGAAGAGATGGTGTTCCGCGTCGTGGGCTCGGAGAAGTACCCTTACAACGACGCCCCGCTCGAGAAAATTTTCGGGCCTTCGGACAAGCCTCTGCTGAACCTGATTACTTGCACCGGCCTGTTCAGCCGTTCGAAAGGGACGCACCAGGAAAGGCTCGTTGTGACGGCCGAACTGGTTCCTCCATCGGCTGCCTGAACAAAGAAAGGGGCTGTCCCATGATGGGACGGCCTCTTTTCGCACTCTCCGAACTTTCAGCCGATCTTCAGCGGGGTTTCATCCCCATTTAAGCCTAGGAGTCCAAACTGTACCTTGTAACACCAAACCCATAAGCAGGAGGCAATGAAATGAAAAAGACGGTAAAAGCGATCGGCCTGACGGCAGCCTTGGCTGTCATGGTTCCTCTCAGCGCATATGCGGCAACGGTCGGCACTTCGTCATCGGGATCGACGTCGACGTCAACATCTACGGCAACGACGGATGCGGCGAAATCGGCGGCCAAAGGGTTCCATTTCGGCAAAGGCGCAGTGGACCAAACCGTTCTGGATCTGCTGAAGCTGGACCAAGCGACGCTTCAATCGAAACTGCGATCCGGCAAAACGCTGGCGGAGATCGCCACTGAGCAGGGCGTTTCGCGCGACGCGCTGAAGCAGGCGTTGACCGATGCGAACAACAAGCGGCTGGAAGAGCAGAAGCAGGCGTTCTCCTCCAACCTGGACAACATGATCGACTCGAAAGGCGGGGCTTTCCTGGGGCAAGGAAGAGGCGGCTTCAAAGGCTTCGAAGCTCATGATCTGAGCGCCGCGGCAACGATCTTGGGAGTAACGGAAAGCGATCTTCAAACTTCCCTGAAATCCGGCAAATCGCTGGCGGATCTGGCGAAGGAGAAGAACGTGGACGTGCAGAAACTGATCGACGCGGAAAAAGCGGCCATCACGAAGGCGATCAACCAAGCCGTAACGGACGGCAAGCTGACGCAAGCCCAAGCGGACAAGCTGCTGGCGAACGCGGCCGCCGAGGCGCAAGAGTTCGTCAACGACACGCACGAGCGCGGCGGCCGCGGTCACGGCGGCGGCAGAGGACATCGGTGAGATACTTACAATAGAACCGGAAAAGCGGCTGGCTTTCAGCCGCTTTTTTTCATGTTCGCACCGCCGTGCTCCCGTCCACATGACGCGCATAAGCCGGAATTTTGTCCATCAGGTTATTTGCAAAGTGTTAGGTCATTTGGGCAGTGGATACCTCGTAATGTCTTTATTTTATTGGATTTAAGGAAATACGCTAATGGCTTTTTGTTGAAAAACGAATCGCCATTTTGTAAGATGGATGAGACGATAAGAGCAAGAGAGGGGGCAGGCTTTGTTGCTGCAGGAATACGACTATGAGTTCGCGCAATTCCTCTACTATACGCCCGGATATATCGAGAAAGAAGGGCAGCTGTGGCCCGTGCGCGCCGGCCGGAGCATCGCCAAACCCCACTACAAGGTCGGACCGAAAAGGATCGAATGTTACAGCCTTCATTTCGTCCATGAAGGAATCGTCCGATTTGAATTTGACGACGGCAAATGGATCGACCTGCGGCGAGGGGACCTGTTTTGCTTGTTCCCCGGACGAACTTACCACTATCGCCAGGTGCCTTCGGAAAATCCTCTCCGATTGAGCTGGCTCGCTTTGAACGGCAACAGGGTCAAACCTTTATTGGAGCTCTCCGGACTGACGCCGGGAAAGCCGTTTCTTAAAACGGTTCCCCCTGCGGTTTGGGATTCGGCCGAACGGGTCATTCAAGCGCTATCCGACGGAGAACGGTGGACGCCGGCCACTGCCATGAAGCTGCAGACGTCGATTTGCGGTTTGTTCTCCGACTTCATTTCGGATTCTGCACTCCATGATGCAGTCGAGCCTTCCGGATGGATCCACGAATGCATGGATTTCATGGAGCTTCACGCTACCGAGGGGATAACCGTTCAGCAAGTCGCGGCTTTCGCGGGCGTGCACCGTTCCTACTTTACCAGCGTGTTTACAGGTCAAGTCGGCATGACGCCCCAGAGATACATCCAGAAAATCCGGATGGAGAAGGCTGAGCGGCTGCTGAAGGAGACGGGCGCGACGGTTACGGAAATCGCCATGTCTTTGGGTTACCCAAACTTATATGCCTTCACCAGAGCGTTCTCGGTTTATCATAAAGTCTCTCCCGTCGCATTTCGGGCAGCGGGCAGCGAATAGTTTTTTCTCAAAAAAATGTAAGCGTTTTCCATTGATTTCCCACATCATGTACAAGGAGACTTTGCGACATGAAGCTTTTGAACCCTCGCAGGTGGATAACGCCCAGAGGTATGCAAGGGAAAATATTTATCGGGTTCGCTCTTGTTACCCTGCTGTCCATCGTCTCCGTTACAAGCATCGTGTACGTGAATATGCGCGATACGATCAAGCAGAATGCGGTCACCTCAGTATCGGACAGTATCCGTCAGGCGGATGAGTCTCTCAATATCATGCTCCAAGAAATCGACCGGTTGAACACGGTCGTCGTCACCAACAAGAATACGGTAATCGATACGATCCTGAGCCCGAATGAGGAAATCAGCTATGAATGGTTTATGGAGCAAAAGCGGATTACGGAGTTCCTCGCGGGACTTATCGATTATAAGCCTTACATAACAAGGATTGCCGTAATCGGCACGAACGGAAAAGTGTTCTTTACCGGAAGTCCTTGGCTAGACCGCAGCTTTATAGAAACGCCGATGATAAAGGCGATTCTCCGTGACGGGTCGCGCCACGCGTATTTCAAGCCGGCCGGAACGGACGACGCCATTACCGTCGGCCGCGAAATCCGTTACGACCGCCAAGCGATCGGAGTCGTCATGGTGGATTTGAATTATGCTTTCATCAAGAAAACGTACGGCGTAAAGCCGACCGAGGACAGCATGCTGTACGTGCTGGATGAAAACGACGGATTCGTCTACCAATCCGAATCTTCGCAGGATTCCGTCGCTCCCGCGGTGGAGACGATCGTCAAGGTGAACAGGCAATTCGCGGGACGAGGCGTGGCGGACCGAGTCATCGACGGGAAATCCTATATCGTCGTCAAACAACAGTCGGCTTATACCGGCTGGACGACGCTGGCGCTCATCCCCATGGATTCCCTGCTCAGCGAATCCACCAAAATCCGGAATTTGATGATCGAAGTCTCGGTCATCGTCTTTATCCTCGTTCTGATCGGATCGCTGCAGATGTCTTTCCGGACGACGATCCATATCCGGAAGCTGAAATCCATGATGTTTCGTGTGAGGGAAGGTAATTTATCCTTTCCGAGGACGGAGATCAAATCCAAGGACGAAATCGGGGATCTTTACCGCGTTTTTATCGATATGGTCGAGGAATTGAAACGGCTGATGGAAGGGATTCGAGTCAGCGAGAAAAACAAACGCGAGGCGGAATTGACCGCTCTGCAGGCGCAGATCCGCCCGCATTTTCTATACAACTCTCTCAATACCATCAAGTATCTGGCCAAGCTTAACGGAGTGCCCAATATCGAAGAAGTGTCGGGTTCGTTAATCGAACTCATGCGGGGCGTGCTGGGCAACTCCAATGAATTTCTAACCCTGCGGGAGGAATTGGACTACGTTTCCAGCTATGTGTCGATCGAGAAATACAAGTATATGGAGCCGATTCGCGTGACGACGCAAATAGAAGACGACTCCTTGCTGGAGTGCAGGGTGCTCAAACTGATGGTGCAGCCTCTCGTGGAAAACGCCATCATCCATGGTATCGGACGGCTCGGCCAGGAAGGATTCGTGCGGATTCGCGTCTACGCGGAGCTTCACGACCTCCGAATCGAGGTCACGGACAACGGCAAAGGGATGTCCGAGGAAGAAATCGCGATCCTATTGGGCGAGGCGGGCAAGGAGAAGAGTTCTTCCCGCTTCAGCGGCATGGGCGTTCGCAACGTACATGAAAGGATCGTTCGGATGTTCGGTGAGCCGTACGGCGTCAAGATTTACAGCGAACCGGGACAGTACACGAAGGCGGAAATCAGATTTCCGCGATTCATGGAACAGGGAAGCTCCGCGAAAGAGGTGGGTTAAGACATGATCAACGTGCTGATCGTTGACGACGAGCCCTTGGTCCGCCATCATTTGTCGACATTATCGGATTGGAAAAGACACGGCTTCGAGCTATGCGGCGAAGCGTTCAACGGCGCGATGGCTTTAACGATGATCGAGCAAGAACCTCCGCATATTGCCATTATCGACGTGAATATGCCCGAAATGGACGGCGTGGAGCTGAATCGAACGATTCGGGAAAGGTTTCCCTCCATCCAGACGATCATGCTCAGCAGCTACGACGATTACGATTACGTCCGCGAGTGTTTGAGGAATGGCGCCGTCGATTATTTGCTGAAGCACCGGCTGGATGACGCGACGCTTCTGTCCAGTTTGAATAAAGCGGTCCAGGTG contains:
- a CDS encoding VUT family protein, which gives rise to MLKTVLVLLYLLAIVMANVITANNDPVLWGKLIIPAGSFLIGATFILRDLVQNTIGRKLTYGAIGAAMVLSAVSSYLLGDTLWIVAASTITFLFSETADTEIYSRLRLPMSLRVLYSGLVGGMFDSVIFVVIGLSPIGAGFLPWDLVGYAIAGQIVVKVGMQCIGALIVQLMPKPRVTAKA
- a CDS encoding ROK family protein, translating into MATERAYAGIDLGGTKILAVIVDPEGTVLASEEQPTLAAEGPESVMARMADMVRRLIAASGREVSALGVATAGTLDPETGTVLFAGNLGWTRVPLGQTLERELGLKVRVENDANAAAYGEWKAGAGRGTRHCVFVTVSTGIGGGLICDGRLVRGLTASAGEIGHITIDWNGPVCGCGNVGCMELYASGTAIGKAGSAAAAADPAAGRAMLDLAGGEASRITSREVAAAAAGGDPLASKLLRDAGRALGVGLASVVHLANPELIILGGGASKIGAPLLQPMEEALRRHVIPSLGENVRIVPPQLGVPAGAIGAALITE
- a CDS encoding AraC family transcriptional regulator, giving the protein MQEYDYEFAQFLYYTPGYIEKEGQLWPVRAGRSIAKPHYKVGPKRIECYSLHFVHEGIVRFEFDDGKWIDLRRGDLFCLFPGRTYHYRQVPSENPLRLSWLALNGNRVKPLLELSGLTPGKPFLKTVPPAVWDSAERVIQALSDGERWTPATAMKLQTSICGLFSDFISDSALHDAVEPSGWIHECMDFMELHATEGITVQQVAAFAGVHRSYFTSVFTGQVGMTPQRYIQKIRMEKAERLLKETGATVTEIAMSLGYPNLYAFTRAFSVYHKVSPVAFRAAGSE
- a CDS encoding sugar-binding protein, which gives rise to MKKWVSVLLGAVVAFATPVSAFATDKNDDAKSQVVLAAKEDATISIDGKVDPVWAFALRAPFDDAKSGLTGHYRLMWDEDNLYGLVELHGAAKAWKDTYKPIMFSLWFNGDDQNATVKSDGYLVLTWPDMKVYDNGLHLGWFKPGKLVKSYAIVGDDVVLEFKLPWENANGVKLNSNSTFGLNLDFVQLQAAIDANGTIQFPILTDAIINASKPTVFSVTPMKWLATTIGAGVDLPGTGTGGSTGGSTGGNTGGNTGGSTGGDTGTGSNTGGSTGGSTGGSTGGSTGGSTGGSTGGSTGGSTGGSTGGNTGGGTAVGGVTDEGVIPGGMPQTGGGGASEWTD
- a CDS encoding sensor histidine kinase, with the protein product MKLLNPRRWITPRGMQGKIFIGFALVTLLSIVSVTSIVYVNMRDTIKQNAVTSVSDSIRQADESLNIMLQEIDRLNTVVVTNKNTVIDTILSPNEEISYEWFMEQKRITEFLAGLIDYKPYITRIAVIGTNGKVFFTGSPWLDRSFIETPMIKAILRDGSRHAYFKPAGTDDAITVGREIRYDRQAIGVVMVDLNYAFIKKTYGVKPTEDSMLYVLDENDGFVYQSESSQDSVAPAVETIVKVNRQFAGRGVADRVIDGKSYIVVKQQSAYTGWTTLALIPMDSLLSESTKIRNLMIEVSVIVFILVLIGSLQMSFRTTIHIRKLKSMMFRVREGNLSFPRTEIKSKDEIGDLYRVFIDMVEELKRLMEGIRVSEKNKREAELTALQAQIRPHFLYNSLNTIKYLAKLNGVPNIEEVSGSLIELMRGVLGNSNEFLTLREELDYVSSYVSIEKYKYMEPIRVTTQIEDDSLLECRVLKLMVQPLVENAIIHGIGRLGQEGFVRIRVYAELHDLRIEVTDNGKGMSEEEIAILLGEAGKEKSSSRFSGMGVRNVHERIVRMFGEPYGVKIYSEPGQYTKAEIRFPRFMEQGSSAKEVG
- a CDS encoding class F sortase, producing the protein MDGLSNMRKLFLIPIVCSLLIAGCGGEKKEPQASISTESVEPAASPAAETGSETPSLPSSDPAASPSQSASPSTSASPSASDSPSPSVSPSASPSQPAAKPQTEPKAEQTVEGIVPSEIDIPDIGVDADVISLGLTKDGAMDVPSDADDVGWFKPGYRPGIPGHAVVAGHVDSKTGPAVFYKLKTLKKGSKIILRSKKGEEMVFRVVGSEKYPYNDAPLEKIFGPSDKPLLNLITCTGLFSRSKGTHQERLVVTAELVPPSAA
- a CDS encoding MFS transporter, producing the protein MSSIADSRKATLVTVTVLPVLLAVSLVHLLNDSMQAVVPAMFTILEESLHLTYTQVGWILFALNMTSSVMQPVVGSYTDRRSSPYMMPFGMGLSLLGMVGIAYAPNFWYVLLAVVFIGLGSAIFHPEGSRIVYLAAGGRRGFAQSVYQVGGNAGSSLAPLMTVYIFAPLGQIGAAWGTILAALAIAVLLVLAPWYKKRLADWEELKAQRRASSKPGVLPGQETSHPRVKFAMGLLIFLVFARSWYHASISSFYQFFLKNDYGLTTEQAQIPLFLFLAAGVVGTFFGGVMADRFGMKNTIVFSIAGGAPLALALPYLPLFWVYPLITVLGFIILSGFSVTVVYAQFLMPSKVGMASGLTTGLAFGMGAIGAVALGKASDLFGLTDVMRFCSFLPLVGLLAILLPSDRETRKAS
- a CDS encoding WD40/YVTN/BNR-like repeat-containing protein — protein: MGKLRRSHTLLLLCSILLIGAAGCSAGNNGASPSGSSPVSSPAASPAASPNESASAAPTSASPPADSADPGTDSTKTGKVTAVRLANPMIGWAGGDGWIAGTADGGAHWSIQLRPQNVVHQIFALNKDKAWASLASGDHKSVKLVRTTDGGKHWEDGGTVPNDSFFHFVSDLEAFSGDAHTTDGGKTWTPMTTPGKTVGDVYFHDAKNGWAVTNGQHGFSIRKTSDGGKTWTTVLSKDSDVPPTNSVIRSAGKNDAWVEVVGGSGMSQTSYSLFHTRDGGKSWQPVLANSGAGSGPAPGFTMDEKKVPRNGGNSPGTLYVASPDVAFMGGQCQACDKPNRLGKTTDGGETWVNLKPEYSGFDVQQIAAADADHVWWINTDGQEPSKMYVTSDGGANWKLVHTFDKPSA